A single window of Liolophura sinensis isolate JHLJ2023 chromosome 6, CUHK_Ljap_v2, whole genome shotgun sequence DNA harbors:
- the LOC135468475 gene encoding leucine-rich repeat-containing protein 74B-like: MSREGRTGSPEGDNPDQVDLPTIDENEEKDGNYERPFSVTKQPELQSAHLARTPVMSEKSEESESAILITELLDSDYPQKKEEEEESDEIEEDQSGSDRGSEELEDFKTVNIQTDELSNDDEDLWDTDLEIDDEGGEHDPTGRAQYRSVCDQLGVVPISYFIRHITEPTVTMRYHGLGPIGAKAIALVLRDNVTLEHLDIDGNWIGGEGGRAIARMLEENDYITEVSLADNRLGSLGARCICKMIQSNAGLRQINLSDNNFGDADTEYFIECLEQNKYLRDLNLSKNRFGQIAGEMWGPAIASNDTLESLDLSWNHLRLKGGIAVARGLQENVRLKTFRVAWNGLGPECGVPFADALANNSAVQELDLSGNRLDMKAASAISKSLLSNEEIKILRMGNNHITTSGAVALVTAINNNESSSLQELDLTDVPVEYEFLRVVEDIRLKRPDFRVINGPVLRSGNTLEDIGKPAIDPYRKKEPVMVLNEHIVVNDMRLLDVLKRYDPDNSFSVTAEEFLAALDELAVPYDRTKLEQALEKVPRGKMGKIYFGDFYEQQNRPMSSRSQRTEVKENCDQ, from the exons ATGAGCCGAGAGGGCAGAACAGGAAGCCCCGAGGGTGACAACCCAGACCAG GTTGACCTACCTACAATAGACGAAAATGAAGAGAAAGATGGCAATTATGAAAGGCCATTTAGCGTTACTAAACAGCCTGAGTTACAATCGGCACATCTGGCCAGAACTCCGGTGATGTCAGAAAAATCTGAGGAATCGGAATCAGCCATCTTGATTACTGAGCTTCTGGATTCGGATTACCCGCAAAAgaaggaagaggaggaggaaTCAGATGAGATAGAAGAGGATCAATCTGGGAGTGACAGAGGCAGTGAAGAATTAGAAGACTTTAAGACAGTTAATATTCAAACAGATGAACTCTCAAATGATGACGAAGATCTGTGGGACACAGACTTAGAAATCGATG ATGAAGGTGGCGAGCATGACCCCACCGGACGGGCCCAGTATCGGAGCGTCTGCGACCAACTGGGGGTGGTTCCCATCTCTTACTTCATTCGACATATCACTGAACCCACAGTTACTATGAGGTACCACGGGCTAGGTCCTATCGGAGCAAAGGCAATCGCTTTGGTGCTTAGG GATAACGTTACTTTAGAACATCTTGACATCGACGGAAACTGGATTGGTGGTGAAGGTGGAAGAGCCATTGCCCGAATGCTGGAGGAAAATGACTATATTACAGAAGTG AGTTTGGCGGATAACAGGCTGGGGTCTCTAGGGGCACGTTGTATCTGTAAGATGATCCAGTCCAATGCCGGGCTCAGACAGATTAACCTCTCAG ATAATAACTTCGGAGATGCAGAcacagaatattttattgaatgtCTTGAA caaaacaaatatttgagGGATTTGAACTTAAGTAAAAACCGTTTTGGGCAGATTGCTGGTGAGATGTGGGGTCCGGCAATAG CTTCAAATGACACGCTCGAGTCTTTGGATTTGAGTTGGAATCATTTACGGCTTAAAGGTGGTATAGCCGTGGCTCGCGGTCTACAG GAGAACGTGAGGTTGAAAACATTCCGTGTGGCTTGGAACGGTTTGGGACCAGAGTGCGGCGTCCCGTTCGCTGATGCGTTGGCCAACAACAGTGCCGTTCAGGAACTAGACCTCTCTGGGAACCGTCTGGATATGAAGGCGGCCTCGGCCATTTCCAAATCCCTCCTATCCAACGAAGAGATCAAAATATTGAGG ATGGGAAATAACCACATTACTACTTCTGGTGCGGTTGCCTTGGTTACAGCCATCAACAACAACGAGAGCAGTTCCCTACAGGAGCTCGATTTAACG GATGTTCCTGTAGAATATGAGTTTCTCCGGGTGGTTGAGGATATACGACTAAAACGCCCGGACTTCCGGGTCATAAACGGTCCCGTCCTGCGATCAGGGAACACTTTGGAGGATATCGGGAAACCAGCCATCGATCCATATAGGAAGAAAGAACCTGTTATGGTTCTGAATGAGCATATCGTTGTGAATGATATGAGGCTTCTGGATGTCCTGAAGAGATACGACCCTGACAACAGCTTTAGTGTTACTGCTGAAGAGTTCCTGGCGGCGTTGGAT GAGCTAGCAGTGCCGTACGACAGGACCAAGCTTGAGCAAGCTTTGGAGAAAGTGCCACGAGGGAAAATGGGCAAGATATACTTCGG aGATTTCTATGAGCAACAAAATCGGCCAATGTCTTCACGAAGTCAAAGAACTGAGGTGAAAGAAAATTGTGACCAGTAA